The Patescibacteria group bacterium genome includes a region encoding these proteins:
- the glmM gene encoding phosphoglucosamine mutase, translated as MTLIKSISGIRGTVGGRTGEGLGALETVKFVMAFGQFLKEKVSEPKIIIGRDSRPSSEIYHNLAANALASLGVEVIDAGLLSTPSLQMAVISSQAAGGIIISASHNPNGWNGLKLVEASGEFLTQAQGEKVLAIAEDLKFDLAGEEKFGKIIQREYFLAEHLDKILALGLVDRLAIAERNFIIAVDGINSVGGRDVPELLKRLGVNKIEKLNCDLSGHFAHHPEPLDKNLGDLSALVMEKKCDLGIVVDPDGDRMSLVCEDGSFFNEEYVLVAVADHVLAKSGAGNTVSNLSSSRALQDVTEKRGGRYFPSAVGEVNVVAKMKEVKAVIGGEGNGGVIYPELHYGRDALVGIALFLSALAEFKGKCSELRKTFPAYFIAKNKIEMPGKIDWPKIYSQLEKIYQGSRIDKVDGLRIDFDHEWVQLRPSNTEPIARIYAESDSPAKAEQLAQKMIAELKEII; from the coding sequence ATGACTTTGATCAAATCAATTTCCGGCATTCGCGGGACCGTCGGCGGCCGAACCGGTGAAGGATTGGGGGCATTAGAGACGGTAAAATTCGTCATGGCTTTCGGGCAATTTTTAAAGGAAAAAGTTAGTGAGCCGAAAATAATCATCGGCCGCGATTCCCGCCCTTCCAGCGAAATTTATCATAATTTGGCGGCTAATGCTTTGGCAAGTCTGGGCGTTGAAGTTATCGATGCTGGCCTATTGTCTACTCCCAGCTTGCAGATGGCAGTCATATCCAGCCAGGCTGCCGGCGGTATTATTATTTCCGCTTCGCATAATCCTAATGGCTGGAATGGATTAAAGTTGGTTGAGGCGAGCGGAGAATTTTTAACTCAAGCGCAAGGCGAAAAAGTTTTAGCGATCGCGGAGGATTTGAAGTTTGATCTGGCCGGCGAAGAAAAATTCGGGAAAATAATTCAGCGGGAATATTTTTTGGCCGAGCATCTGGATAAGATTTTAGCCTTAGGCCTAGTTGATCGGCTGGCGATCGCCGAACGTAATTTTATAATCGCGGTCGACGGCATCAATTCGGTCGGCGGGCGCGATGTTCCCGAACTTTTAAAGCGTTTAGGTGTAAATAAAATTGAAAAATTAAATTGCGATCTGTCCGGACACTTTGCCCATCATCCCGAACCGCTGGATAAAAATTTAGGAGATTTGTCCGCCTTGGTGATGGAAAAAAAATGCGATTTGGGAATTGTGGTTGATCCGGACGGCGATCGGATGTCATTAGTCTGCGAAGACGGCAGTTTTTTTAATGAGGAATATGTCTTGGTCGCGGTGGCTGATCACGTCTTAGCTAAGAGCGGTGCCGGTAATACGGTTTCCAATTTGTCATCCAGCCGAGCTTTGCAAGACGTTACCGAAAAACGCGGCGGACGATATTTCCCTTCGGCGGTCGGCGAAGTGAATGTGGTGGCGAAGATGAAAGAAGTTAAAGCGGTAATTGGCGGCGAAGGCAATGGCGGAGTGATTTATCCCGAACTGCATTATGGGCGCGATGCGTTAGTTGGCATTGCTTTATTTTTAAGCGCGCTGGCTGAATTTAAAGGCAAATGTTCGGAATTGAGAAAAACTTTCCCGGCTTATTTCATTGCCAAAAATAAAATCGAAATGCCCGGGAAGATCGATTGGCCGAAGATTTATTCGCAACTGGAAAAAATATATCAAGGCTCGCGGATCGATAAAGTTGACGGATTAAGGATTGATTTTGATCATGAGTGGGTGCAATTGCGCCCCTCTAATACCGAGCCGATCGCCCGCATCTATGCCGAAAGCGATTCGCCGGCTAAGGCGGAACAATTAGCGCAAAAAATGATCGCCGAACTTAAAGAGATTATTTGA
- a CDS encoding CAP domain-containing protein, giving the protein MPKTALMASITPDKIISLTNKERDRAGLDSLDLNDQLTKAAVNKAQAVLDSQTFDHAINGKKFSSWIRETGYQYSLVGENLAMDFITAEGLLRAWIASPEHRANILNDKYGEIGVGIAEGKFAGQDTIIVAEIFGAPLVKPAPIPKSISRLNERIMPWESGSKNYLSIYHSFLGNLSRLAASHANLF; this is encoded by the coding sequence TTGCCTAAAACGGCCTTAATGGCCTCGATCACGCCTGATAAAATAATTTCTCTGACCAATAAAGAAAGGGACCGCGCGGGATTAGATTCGCTTGATCTTAACGATCAACTGACCAAAGCCGCGGTGAACAAGGCGCAAGCCGTTTTAGACAGCCAGACATTCGATCACGCCATCAACGGCAAAAAATTTTCCAGCTGGATCAGAGAAACCGGCTATCAATATTCGCTGGTGGGCGAAAATTTGGCAATGGACTTTATCACCGCGGAGGGATTACTGCGGGCCTGGATCGCTTCGCCTGAACATCGCGCCAATATTTTAAATGACAAATACGGCGAGATCGGCGTCGGCATCGCCGAAGGAAAATTCGCCGGGCAAGATACGATCATCGTCGCCGAAATTTTCGGCGCCCCGCTCGTCAAACCCGCGCCGATCCCCAAAAGTATCTCCCGCCTTAACGAGCGAATCATGCCTTGGGAAAGCGGCTCAAAAAATTATTTATCCATCTATCATTCTTTCCTCGGAAATTTATCCCGGCTCGCCGCCAGTCACGCCAATCTCTTTTAA
- a CDS encoding endonuclease Q family protein, with the protein MKQILDLHIHSKYSRACSGQLTLPNIDAACRIKGIDIIATGDFTYPLWFKNIEEELEEIGVSGLYRLKSGTNVTHPASPTPKADAAGSAPLSRGDSFIKFILSTEVALIYKDGGPHARRIHLVIMAPNIAAAKKLNEYLDKKFNIRSDGRPILGMSAPDLVKICLDIHPQFLIYPAHIWTPWFSVFGSKSGFDKMEECFRDQTKNIYAYETGLSSDPEMNWRLTALDNLTLLSNSDAHSLANLGRECNVFDLNDFSYQEIYDTIKNKDLKKIIKTIEFYPEEGMYHYDGHAACGISLTPLETKKLKGICPVCKKPLTIGVLNRVEELADRPEGGKSPKSYPYIKLVELDKIIAEALSVKSRSSQKVKTEYNRMIKNFGPELSILMDLPEESLAKKSLPLVAEGIKRVREGKLEIKPGFDGQYGAIKIFSAAEKLQGKTQKPLF; encoded by the coding sequence ATGAAACAAATTTTAGATCTCCATATCCATTCCAAATATTCTCGCGCCTGTTCGGGGCAATTAACTTTGCCGAACATTGACGCGGCTTGCCGGATCAAGGGCATTGATATTATCGCCACCGGCGATTTCACTTATCCGTTGTGGTTCAAAAATATCGAAGAGGAACTGGAAGAAATCGGCGTCAGCGGTTTATACCGGCTAAAAAGCGGTACAAACGTAACACACCCCGCCTCGCCCACGCCCAAGGCGGACGCGGCGGGCTCGGCACCCCTCTCGAGAGGGGACTCTTTTATTAAATTTATTCTCTCGACGGAAGTGGCTTTGATCTATAAAGACGGCGGGCCGCACGCGAGAAGAATTCATTTGGTAATCATGGCGCCGAATATCGCCGCGGCAAAAAAGCTGAACGAATATTTGGACAAGAAATTTAATATCCGTTCTGATGGCCGGCCGATTTTGGGAATGAGCGCACCCGACTTGGTGAAAATTTGTTTGGACATTCATCCGCAATTCTTGATTTATCCGGCGCATATCTGGACGCCCTGGTTTTCGGTTTTCGGCTCGAAGTCCGGTTTTGATAAGATGGAAGAATGTTTTCGCGACCAGACTAAAAATATTTACGCCTATGAAACAGGATTGTCATCTGACCCGGAAATGAATTGGCGCTTGACCGCGCTTGACAACTTGACGCTGCTTTCAAATTCCGACGCGCATAGCTTGGCTAATCTGGGCCGGGAATGTAACGTATTTGACTTAAATGATTTTTCCTATCAAGAAATTTATGATACAATAAAGAATAAGGATCTTAAGAAAATAATCAAGACGATAGAATTTTATCCGGAAGAGGGGATGTATCATTATGACGGCCATGCCGCTTGCGGAATTTCTCTAACGCCCTTGGAAACTAAAAAGCTAAAAGGAATTTGTCCGGTTTGCAAAAAACCTCTCACCATTGGCGTTTTAAATCGCGTTGAAGAATTGGCTGACCGCCCCGAGGGCGGCAAGTCGCCCAAAAGTTATCCCTACATCAAATTAGTTGAACTGGACAAAATAATCGCCGAAGCTTTGAGTGTTAAATCAAGAAGCTCGCAAAAAGTTAAAACCGAATACAACCGGATGATCAAAAATTTTGGTCCGGAACTCTCGATTTTAATGGATTTGCCCGAAGAATCGCTGGCGAAAAAATCCTTGCCGCTGGTGGCGGAAGGAATAAAAAGAGTCAGAGAAGGAAAATTAGAAATTAAACCCGGTTTTGACGGACAATATGGCGCAATTAAAATATTTTCTGCAGCGGAAAAACTTCAAGGTAAAACGCAAAAACCGCTTTTTTGA
- a CDS encoding NTP transferase domain-containing protein, with protein sequence MNQVIILAAGKGTRMNSELPKVLVPLNGEPMIKRLLREVVASGVCDRPIIVVSPDNQEMIRQALSEFDCDYAIQDEQLGTGHAFSCARESVEEEVKNLIGLYGDHPFITKETIRNLVKAHQGELTMMTVNLPDFEDWRENFRHWGRIVRDEAGEIIEIKEFKDASEETKKITEVNPGLFCFRKSWLWDNIDKLRNNNKQSEYYLTDMVKIAFESGLEIESLPIEAHEAMGINSREELAIAEKILEEK encoded by the coding sequence ATGAATCAAGTGATTATATTGGCGGCCGGCAAGGGAACGCGGATGAACTCCGAATTGCCCAAGGTTTTAGTTCCCTTAAATGGCGAGCCGATGATCAAGCGCTTGCTTCGGGAAGTGGTGGCGTCCGGCGTTTGCGACCGGCCGATTATTGTTGTTTCGCCGGATAATCAGGAAATGATCAGGCAGGCGTTAAGCGAATTTGATTGTGATTATGCCATCCAGGATGAACAATTAGGCACCGGCCATGCTTTTTCCTGTGCCCGAGAATCAGTAGAGGAAGAAGTCAAGAATTTGATCGGTCTTTATGGCGATCATCCGTTTATCACCAAAGAAACGATCAGAAATTTGGTAAAGGCTCATCAAGGGGAATTGACCATGATGACAGTTAACTTGCCTGATTTTGAAGATTGGCGGGAAAATTTCCGCCACTGGGGAAGGATCGTCCGTGATGAAGCTGGCGAGATAATTGAGATTAAGGAATTCAAGGACGCTAGCGAGGAAACAAAAAAGATCACCGAAGTAAATCCCGGACTTTTTTGTTTCAGGAAATCATGGCTCTGGGACAATATTGATAAATTGCGCAATAACAATAAGCAAAGCGAATATTATTTGACTGATATGGTAAAAATCGCTTTCGAGTCAGGTTTGGAGATCGAGAGTTTGCCCATCGAGGCGCATGAAGCAATGGGAATTAACAGCCGCGAAGAATTGGCAATCGCGGAAAAAATATTAGAGGAAAAATAA